The genomic region TGGTGCTGGAGAGCATGAACTATTCATCTTAGGATGGACTACAGTAACAGCTGATGCAGACTACGGTCTATATGCATTATTCCATTCTTCACAACATGGTTCACCTGGTAACCGTTCATTCTACACAAATACAAGAGTTGACGAATTACTAGACCTTGCTCGTCAAGAAGCTGATCAAGCTAAGCGTGACGAAGCATACAAAGAAGTTTCAGAAATTCTAGTTGAAGAAGCTCCAATGGTTTACCTACAACACCCTGACTTCATCTATGGTTCAAATGGTGTAGCTTCAGGATTATTCGTAAACTTCAGTGGAACTCCATTCTTCAAGGATGTTCAATTAGCGAAGTAATTAAGTGTTAGAACCCCCATCTGATTATAGATGGGGGTTCTTTTTGTTTAAGGATAAAGTCACTTATGTTGAGGAAGCTTTGATAAAGGGATTGTGGAATACGCAATGATTATGGTATTACACGCAATTAATGGATACTGTTGAACAATTAGTCCTGAAATTACGCAATTCATGGGCTAGTTTACGTAATTAGTTCAGATCTTACGCAAATTGCCAATAGAGCATGTTTTTTTGAATACTTTTAAACCATGCATAGTTGAATTCAATGTATAGTCGTTGATTACTACTTAGTTTAAGCTTTATATCCTCTATTTTGCCTCTCTTAATAGTTTTTCTTCCAAATAATAAATCACTCATTTACACATAGACAATCAATTTCATCATTATTGTATGCATCTGAATATATCAAAAAAATAAGCAAGTGAAATTTATTAAATAGCTTGTTATAATAGGTAAGAGTTTGAGGAGTATTTATTCTCTTTCAATGAGGGATGAAGCCACTCCCGATCGACAATGATCATGTAGATAACAAGTATTATAAACCATATGAAAGCTAGGGGAATGTTCATGGATTTATGGGGTATTATTGTTGCAATTATTTTAGGTATTGTTGAGGGTTTAACTGAATTCGCACCCGTATCCTCTACAGGTCATATGATCTTAGTAGATGACATTTGGCTTAACTCGAAGGAGTTATATTCCGAAGAAGTAGCTAATACATTTAAGGTCGTGATACAGCTTGGTTCTATTCTTGCTGTTGTAATTGTTCTTTGGCGTCGTTTTTTCGAACTTCTTCCATTAAAGGAGAACTTAAATAGAAATCAAGAGGGCCGTTTAGGCTTAATGAAGGTAATTGTTGGGTTAATACCAGCCATTATTCTTGGATTCTTGTTTGAGGATTATATTGATGAATACCTATTCTCTATGAATACGGTGCTAATTGGTTTAGTTGCAGGAGCAATCTTAATGATCATAGCAGATCGTCTAAGCTCAAAGACTCCAAAAGTAGAATCGGTTGATCAAGTAACCTATAAGCAAGCATTTCTAATAGGGCTGTTTCAGTGTATAGCACTATGGCCAGGTTTTTCTCGTTCAGGTTCTACGATTTCTGGTGGAGTAATACTTGGTATGAGTCATCGTGCTGCTGCTGATTTCACCTTTATTATGGCTGTACCGATTATGTTAGGAGCAAGTGCTCTATCACTACTTAAAAATTGGGAGTATTTCACACCTGATGCGTTCCCATTCTTGGCTGCTGGTTTTATTAGTGCCTTTATTTTTGCTTATGTGTCTGTAAGGTTCTTCCTAAAATTAATTCATAGAATCAAGCTTACACCGTTTGCTATTTACCGAATTATATTAGCAGCTGTCGTATACGTCGTTTTCTTTTAATCGAAGATATAAAATACTATGAATAATAGCACACCTTTTCATAAGGGTGTGCTATTATTGTAGAAATAACTGAATTATTTAACATTTTTAAAATATATTATCACTTTTTAGTCATTCTACATATATTGTGAAGCGGGAGGGAAGTAAATTGACTGAAAACTTATTATTAGCTTTTTCATTAACATTAATGGCTGGTCTAGCAACTGGAGTCGGGAGTATCCTGGCATTCTTCACATCAACTACAAATACGAAGTTTTTATCAATATCTCTTGGCTTCTCTGCAGGTGTCATGATATATGTGTCCATGGTTGAAATCTTTGTGAAAGCACAGGATTCACTAGTATCTGCAATGGGTGTGGGTCCGGGGAATTGGATGACAGTTGCGGGCTTTTTCTCGGGAATGTTATTAATAGCGTTGATTGATAAATTTATACCGAAACAAGGTAATCCTCACGAAGTAAAGAAAGTAGAGGATATGAATAAACCGAGAAATCCTGACTTATTAAAAATGGGTTCATTTACTGCGCTAGCGATTGCAATTCATAACTTCCCAGAAGGAATTGCAACGTTTACGGCTACATTACAAGATCCCTCCATAGGAATCGCTATTGCGGTGGCAGTAGCCATTCATAATATACCTGAGGGAATTGCGGTTTCAGTCCCTGTCTATTTTGCAACAGGAGATAAGAAGAAGGCATTCAAACTTTCATTCTTATCTGGCTTATCTGAACCCGTTGGAGCAGTAGTTGCTTATTTGATCTTAATGCCTTACTTAAATGATGTGATGTTTGGAATAATTTTTGCTGCAGTTGCAGGAATCATGGTATTTATCTCACTGGATGAATTACTACCAGCTGCAAAGCAATACGATGAAGCGCATTTATCAATTTATGGTGTAATCGGTGGAATGGCTGTTATGGCTGTTAGTTTACTTTTATTTATCTGAATATTGAAATTTAATGCTATGGATTATAGGCGTGAATTCGTAGGGGAATTTTCGCCTTTGTTTATCTAATAAGAATCGTTCTTTAAGTCTGGATTTAGTTAACACTTGTTATTTTCAGAGTCTTGTATAAGAATAGAATTAATAAATACATATCGGGAGTTGTCCTAGATGAGTAAAGAATATAGCGTAGTTGAAGTGGAAGAAATACTGAAAGAGCATCAGGCTTTTTTTGAATCCCATCAAACAAGAGGAATCGAGTTTCGCTTGTCTCAGCTACAAAAGCTGAAGGATAGTATTATCAAATACGAGGGGAAAATAACAGAAGCCCTTCAACAGGATCTAGGGAAGCATCCATTTGAAACCTATACAACAGAAGTAGGCTTTGTTCTAAAGACGATCACCCATACAATGAAATCCCTAAAATCTTGGATGAAAACTAAGCGTGTTAAAACTCCTTTACACTTTCAACCAGGCAAGAGCCAGATTATCTATGAGCCATATGGTACCGTTCTAATTATATCGCCTTTTAATTACCCTTTTCAGCTTCTGATTGAGCCGCTTGTAGGTGCCATTGCAGCAGGGAATTGTGCAGTATTAAAGCCTTCTGAGTTAGTACCAAATGTTTCAGCTGTTATATCCGAGATGATCCACTCTACTTTTGATGATAATTATATTCGTACAATAGAAGGAGGAATTGAAACAAACCAATCGCTTATTCATGCTCCTTTTGACTATATCTTCTTTACTGGTAGTATTCCTGTAGGAAAGATTGTAATGGAGGCAGCTGCTAAAAATCTGGTACCAGTAACATTAGAGTTAGGTGGAAAAAGCCCAGTCATTGTAGATCGAACAGCTGATATTAAGGCAGCTGCCTCAAGGATTATGTGGGGGAAATGTGTTAATTCTGGACAAACCTGTGTTGCGCCTGACTATTTATTAATTCACGAGTCAATCAAAGATGAACTGATCTCTGAATTAAAAGAGACCATAAATACCTTCTATGGTGAAACGGTTGAAGAAAGTAAGCACTATGGAAGAATCGTCACTGCAAGGCACTTTAATCGATTAGTAGACATGCTTGAAAAAGATAAAGAAGGCATCATTTTTGGAGGGAATACGAATCCTGACACAAGGTATATAGAGCCAACCTTGATAGAAGCTTCACCTGATTCTGCTACTATGTCCGAAGAGATATTTGGACCCTTGCTCCCAATCCTGACGTATAAGAACATAGACGATGCGATTAAAATCATTAAGAACCATTCAAAGCCCCTTGCACTGTATTTATTTACAGCTGATCAAGGAATAGAGGAGAAGGTACTAAATGAAATCTCCTCTGGTGGAGTTTGTGTGAATGATACATTAACACATTTGGGGAATCCGGAATTGCCCTTTGGTGGTGTGGGAGCATCTGGGATGGGTGCGTATCATGGGCATTATAGTTTCACCACCTTTTCCCATGAAAAGAGCGTGCTTAAGAAAAATAGTGGCAGTAATCTCACGTTATTATTACCGCCGTATACGGATCGGAAATTAGCGCTTATTAAAAGATTCTTAAAGTAGGTTTCGCTATAAAAAGTAATAGTAAAAGAAGCTAATCCCTAAGAACTAGGTGATTAGCTTCTTTTCATGTACTCATGCATTATCTCCTACTTACCTTCCACTTCTACTTCGTTTGACTCGGTATGATAAGTCTGGAAGCTGTCTAGAAGCTTCTCAAGGTGGCCTAGATGACTTCTATATTCTAGGACCATTGAGACTAATGGAAACAACTGTGTCGCCTCCTGGATTTGTTCTTCATCCTGTGAAGTATACTGATGGATGTAATCTTGTAGTAAATCTGATTGATGGTACGCAACCTTTTCTTCCATAACTGGGATATGCGATTTAACTTTACCAATAAACTGTAACAATAATTGCTCATGTGCTGATGATAAAGTGTCCAGCTCGGTCTTTAACAAGTCTTGAAAGTCCTTTGACATGTGGTGTATATCATTTTCAAGACGATGCAGACGTTTAAGTGTTTCGAAGGCTTGATTAGTTGTTACTAACATTTGTCGGAATAGCACAAGCTTCCTTGTCTTTGCATATTTCTTTTTCTTTTTTTCAAAGCGAGAACTCTCCTCCTTGTAAAAGGAAAACAGCTGGTCAAGCTTTGTTAATCGATCCTTCAGTTTATCAATTTCTTCTTTTAACTCAATATGTCCTGATGCGTTTCTTGTGTTGATTCTAATCCACTTTATAATTTCCTCTGTTGTATCCACAACCTGATAATACAACTTCGTTTCGTATTTGGGTGGGAAAAACAATAAGTTGACTACAAAGGCAGATAATACTCCCAATATAACCGTACCAAATCGAATAAGGCCAAATTCAATAAACTGTTCAGTAGGTGATTCCATAATTGCAATAATCGTAACAACAGCTAGTGGGATTGTGCTCTCTAGTTTTAGCTTTAATGTAATCCCAATGACAACCATTACGGTTACCCCAATGATAACAGGGCTATTTGAGAATAATAAAGTAAATAAAATGGCGAAAAATGCACCAATGATATTGGCTTGGAATTGATCGATTACAGACTGATAAGATCTATAAATGGAAGGCTGAATAGCAAAAGCAGCAGCAATTCCAGCAAAGGAAGCAGAAGGAAGCTCCAATAAATGTGCTATATATAAGGAGAGAGCAACGGCGATTCCTGTTTTTAAAATACGACCTCCGATTTTCATGAAGATACGACCTCCTTACTACCATAATTCACCTTTTAAAGGTTCCATAAACATTATTGTGATGGAAGGAAGAAGGAAGTGCAAGGAATTAGTGACATGAAATCTTATTAACGTGAAAAAACCTCTGCAGTCATCCTCTGCAGAGGTTAGAATATTATTCTGTTGATACAGCTGGATCAGCTTGCTCTTTCATAGGAACAACTTGCAAGAAGTTTTCCTCAGGGTTTTCTAATAATGGTTGTAAATACTTAACTTCTTCCCATTGCTGATGTTCTTTAAGAACCTCAATATAAGAAGTTAGTAGCTCTTTTACATCCTCAATACCCTTTTTAGATAGTGGATTAATTGATACCTTCGCACCTTTTGCAATTCTCTTAGAAAGTGTTTCTTTTGTTAATCCAAGAGCTGCATCATGA from Bacillus mesophilus harbors:
- a CDS encoding FUSC family protein, which gives rise to MKIGGRILKTGIAVALSLYIAHLLELPSASFAGIAAAFAIQPSIYRSYQSVIDQFQANIIGAFFAILFTLLFSNSPVIIGVTVMVVIGITLKLKLESTIPLAVVTIIAIMESPTEQFIEFGLIRFGTVILGVLSAFVVNLLFFPPKYETKLYYQVVDTTEEIIKWIRINTRNASGHIELKEEIDKLKDRLTKLDQLFSFYKEESSRFEKKKKKYAKTRKLVLFRQMLVTTNQAFETLKRLHRLENDIHHMSKDFQDLLKTELDTLSSAHEQLLLQFIGKVKSHIPVMEEKVAYHQSDLLQDYIHQYTSQDEEQIQEATQLFPLVSMVLEYRSHLGHLEKLLDSFQTYHTESNEVEVEGK
- a CDS encoding undecaprenyl-diphosphate phosphatase produces the protein MDLWGIIVAIILGIVEGLTEFAPVSSTGHMILVDDIWLNSKELYSEEVANTFKVVIQLGSILAVVIVLWRRFFELLPLKENLNRNQEGRLGLMKVIVGLIPAIILGFLFEDYIDEYLFSMNTVLIGLVAGAILMIIADRLSSKTPKVESVDQVTYKQAFLIGLFQCIALWPGFSRSGSTISGGVILGMSHRAAADFTFIMAVPIMLGASALSLLKNWEYFTPDAFPFLAAGFISAFIFAYVSVRFFLKLIHRIKLTPFAIYRIILAAVVYVVFF
- a CDS encoding aldehyde dehydrogenase, with the translated sequence MSKEYSVVEVEEILKEHQAFFESHQTRGIEFRLSQLQKLKDSIIKYEGKITEALQQDLGKHPFETYTTEVGFVLKTITHTMKSLKSWMKTKRVKTPLHFQPGKSQIIYEPYGTVLIISPFNYPFQLLIEPLVGAIAAGNCAVLKPSELVPNVSAVISEMIHSTFDDNYIRTIEGGIETNQSLIHAPFDYIFFTGSIPVGKIVMEAAAKNLVPVTLELGGKSPVIVDRTADIKAAASRIMWGKCVNSGQTCVAPDYLLIHESIKDELISELKETINTFYGETVEESKHYGRIVTARHFNRLVDMLEKDKEGIIFGGNTNPDTRYIEPTLIEASPDSATMSEEIFGPLLPILTYKNIDDAIKIIKNHSKPLALYLFTADQGIEEKVLNEISSGGVCVNDTLTHLGNPELPFGGVGASGMGAYHGHYSFTTFSHEKSVLKKNSGSNLTLLLPPYTDRKLALIKRFLK
- the zupT gene encoding zinc transporter ZupT → MTENLLLAFSLTLMAGLATGVGSILAFFTSTTNTKFLSISLGFSAGVMIYVSMVEIFVKAQDSLVSAMGVGPGNWMTVAGFFSGMLLIALIDKFIPKQGNPHEVKKVEDMNKPRNPDLLKMGSFTALAIAIHNFPEGIATFTATLQDPSIGIAIAVAVAIHNIPEGIAVSVPVYFATGDKKKAFKLSFLSGLSEPVGAVVAYLILMPYLNDVMFGIIFAAVAGIMVFISLDELLPAAKQYDEAHLSIYGVIGGMAVMAVSLLLFI